The following is a genomic window from Bacteroidales bacterium.
CCATTGGTATACCATTGTTAAAAATCCGCTTGGAGATATTACTCCTGATGCCAGTGCCATTGAGGAACATTCCTGGCCTGATGCAGGTGATAAGAGAAGAATTGAGGGATTGCGCGAGAAAGCCATTCAATATAGAGGGCAGGGGAAGGTTGTAGTGTTGAAAGGTCTGTGTGCAGGTCTCTTTGAAATGATGCAGCGGATCAGGGGAATGGAAAATGCATTAATGGACCCCATGCTTTACCCGGAATTTTCTGATTTGCTGATCGGGAAGCTTGCAGATTTGAAAATTGAATTCTGGAAGATGGCTTTACGCGAATTACATGATGTTGTAGATGTGGTTGTTGAAGCGGATGACTATGGCACGCAAACCTCTCAGTTAATTTCTCCCGATCAGTTCAGAGAAATATTTAAACCCCATATGAAAAGGGTATTGGATTCGATTAAAAATGAAGCTCCTGACTCTTATTTATTCTTCCATTCATGTGGAAATGTGCGAGCCATCATACCCGATTTTATTGAAATGGGGGTAGATGTATTAAATCCCGTCCATATTAAGGCTGAAGGAATGGATCCGGTAACTTTGAAGCGGGATTTCGGCGATGACATAACATTCTGGGGCGGTGGAGTGGACACTCAGGGCATTCTTCCCAACGGATCTCCGGATGAAGTTGCAGATGATGTCAAAAGAAATATTGATGCACTTGCACCCGGTGGAGGCTTTGTATTTAATACGGTACATAACATTCAGGCGGAAGTTCCGGTAGAGAATATAATGGCTATGTGGAACGCCTTACAGGAATACGGAATCTATTAATCAACCTTTATTGATGATTATATGATAAAATATCGTTGGATCATTCTGTCGCTATTGCTCTTTGCCACCACTATCAATTATGCCGATCGCTTTTTGATCGGTTTGCTCAAGGATACCCTGATGAATGAGCTGGATTTTACAGAGCAGCAATATGGTAAAATTGTTTCAGCTTTTCAGTTGGCCTATGGAATAGGTAACCTTGCTATGGGGTATTTGATTGATCGTTTGGGAACCAAACTGGGTTATCTTATCAGCATTATCGTATGGAGCCTTTCAAGTGTAACCCATGCTTTTGCACAAAGCTGGATACATTTGAGGATTTCCAGGTTTTTCCTGGGGCTTGGCGAAGCAGGTAATTTTCCTTCAGCCATAAAGTCGGTAGCTGAATGGTTCCCCAAAAAAGAGCGGGCTTTTGCTACGGGTATTTTTAATGGAGGCTCGCAGCTCGGTATCATTATTGCCGGTTTTGTAATCCCGGCTGTCCTGATAAAATATGGCTGGCAAGAGTGCTTCTTTGTTACCGGCTTACTGAGCTTGATCTGGATGGTTCTCTGGATCATTAACTATAAATTGCCGGAAAACCACAAAAGAGTGGATCAGGAGGAACTGGATTACATAAAATCCGATCAGGACTTTTCTCCAGCTTCTCAGGAAAATAAGATTCCCCATATTCAACTGATTAAACATAAGGAGACCTGGGCCATTGTGGTAGGCAAACTATTGGCCGATCCTGTGTGGTGGTTTTATGTATTCTGGGGG
Proteins encoded in this region:
- a CDS encoding MFS transporter; this translates as MIKYRWIILSLLLFATTINYADRFLIGLLKDTLMNELDFTEQQYGKIVSAFQLAYGIGNLAMGYLIDRLGTKLGYLISIIVWSLSSVTHAFAQSWIHLRISRFFLGLGEAGNFPSAIKSVAEWFPKKERAFATGIFNGGSQLGIIIAGFVIPAVLIKYGWQECFFVTGLLSLIWMVLWIINYKLPENHKRVDQEELDYIKSDQDFSPASQENKIPHIQLIKHKETWAIVVGKLLADPVWWFYVFWGASFLNKKFGINIDQVALPLVVIYVTAYAGGVLFGGMSSRLIKRGLSVDRSRKLTLLACAIVVLPVMFATQVENGWVAIALIALAAAGHTGWANNVFTLSSDIFPGQAIGRVVGLGGAASTFGSALAAIGVGSLLQGAPVEGYTIPFIVAALGYMVALGVIQLLVPNIQSINTQKFK